The following coding sequences lie in one Thermosulfuriphilus ammonigenes genomic window:
- a CDS encoding PEP-CTERM sorting domain-containing protein, translated as MIAWGLRLFSFFLFFFLLGSSGWGYHLKFHGETDEGYKVSAWARAYLEPDYTLHIMLHNTTPEDSGPAAITAIFFQYENDVAISSVSLWAAGDDLVDKGYWLWNYDYSQGCHPPGGGSWSFDFLAQTRWGIKYGLINPDYPDPPKKRYPTPAELVIKFAADPGALFIDEGIGLKFQGICSNNCCGGGGHCCCDESELITLDPIPEPATLVLLGSGLIALAGGGRRLKNKAFPKGGLK; from the coding sequence ATGATTGCCTGGGGGCTGCGTCTTTTCTCTTTCTTTCTTTTCTTCTTCCTTTTGGGATCTTCTGGTTGGGGCTACCATCTTAAGTTTCACGGGGAGACCGACGAGGGTTATAAAGTTTCGGCCTGGGCCAGGGCCTATCTGGAGCCAGATTATACCCTTCACATTATGCTCCATAACACCACCCCGGAGGATTCGGGTCCGGCGGCGATAACGGCCATTTTTTTCCAGTACGAAAATGATGTTGCCATCTCTTCCGTTTCTTTGTGGGCCGCAGGGGATGATCTGGTGGATAAAGGCTACTGGCTCTGGAATTATGACTACAGTCAGGGGTGTCACCCCCCGGGGGGAGGCAGCTGGAGTTTTGACTTCCTGGCCCAGACAAGATGGGGCATCAAATACGGTCTCATAAATCCTGACTATCCTGATCCTCCAAAGAAACGTTATCCCACTCCGGCCGAGCTGGTAATAAAGTTTGCTGCTGATCCTGGGGCCCTTTTTATTGATGAGGGTATTGGTCTTAAGTTTCAGGGAATATGTAGTAATAATTGTTGTGGCGGTGGGGGGCATTGTTGCTGTGATGAAAGTGAACTTATCACCCTTGACCCTATTCCCGAGCCGGCCACCCTTGTTCTCCTGGGATCAGGCCTTATTGCCTTGGCCGGTGGTGGCCGGCGTCTCAAGAACAAGGCCTTCCCAAAAGGCGGTCTAAAATAA
- a CDS encoding RNA methyltransferase, with the protein MPKTTTRIYLALIHHPVINRDGQTITSSITNLDIHDISRVARTYGIRGFFLVTPLKDQQALAREIIDYWTKGRGGRGNPHRREALLLCQIAGTLFEALEKIKEKEGISPLTIATGASPPRRDLSFDAAKRLIAQGRPLVILLGTASGLSPLVFQRADYVLEPLCGPTDYNHLSVRAAAAIILDRLLGRPCS; encoded by the coding sequence ATGCCAAAGACCACGACAAGGATATATCTAGCCCTGATCCATCATCCAGTAATCAATCGTGACGGGCAGACCATTACCTCCTCCATTACCAATCTGGACATCCATGATATCTCCCGGGTGGCCCGAACCTACGGGATCCGGGGGTTCTTTTTGGTCACCCCTCTTAAAGACCAACAGGCCTTAGCCCGGGAGATCATCGATTACTGGACAAAAGGTCGGGGAGGCCGGGGAAATCCTCATCGCCGGGAGGCCCTTCTCCTGTGCCAGATTGCCGGCACCCTCTTTGAAGCCCTTGAGAAAATAAAAGAAAAGGAGGGGATCTCCCCTCTTACCATTGCCACAGGCGCCTCTCCACCGCGAAGAGACCTTTCCTTTGACGCGGCCAAGAGACTTATAGCCCAGGGCAGACCGCTAGTCATCCTCCTCGGCACAGCCTCTGGACTTTCTCCCCTTGTTTTCCAACGGGCCGATTACGTTTTAGAGCCCCTGTGCGGCCCCACAGACTATAACCACCTCTCTGTCCGGGCCGCGGCGGCCATTATTTTAGACCGCCTTTTGGGAAGGCCTTGTTCTTGA
- the trmD gene encoding tRNA (guanosine(37)-N1)-methyltransferase TrmD, which yields MHFDILTIFPEYFHSPLKVGLLGKAIEQGLVKINLINIRDYAQDKHRLTDDRPFGGGEGMVMKPEPIYYALEALKVTPPSPYIILLGPRGRVLNHQVAQELAQKDRLILICGRYEGVDERIKKHCVHEELSIGDYVLFGGEVAALVIIEVVSRLVPGVLGHPDSARKDSFSHHLLKHPQYTRPRVFKGWSVPEVLLSGDHKAVERFRRQESLKETLKWRPDLLQKASLSSEDKAFLKGLGWRETDAKDHDKDISSPDPSSSNQS from the coding sequence ATGCATTTTGATATTTTGACTATTTTCCCGGAATATTTCCATTCTCCCCTCAAGGTAGGCCTTCTGGGCAAGGCCATTGAGCAAGGCCTGGTGAAGATAAATCTGATTAATATCAGGGACTATGCCCAAGACAAACACCGCCTGACTGATGACCGGCCCTTTGGCGGCGGCGAAGGAATGGTCATGAAACCCGAGCCTATCTACTACGCCCTTGAGGCTTTGAAGGTCACCCCTCCTTCGCCTTATATTATTCTCCTTGGTCCGAGGGGGCGGGTCTTAAACCATCAGGTGGCCCAGGAACTGGCCCAAAAGGATCGCCTGATTCTTATCTGTGGCCGCTATGAAGGGGTGGATGAACGAATAAAGAAACACTGCGTCCATGAGGAACTTTCCATTGGTGATTATGTCCTTTTTGGGGGGGAGGTTGCGGCCCTGGTAATTATTGAGGTGGTAAGCCGTCTGGTTCCCGGAGTCCTAGGCCATCCAGACTCGGCCCGCAAAGATTCCTTCAGTCACCATCTCCTCAAACATCCGCAATACACCCGCCCCAGAGTCTTTAAGGGCTGGTCAGTACCGGAAGTTCTGCTCTCTGGGGATCACAAGGCCGTGGAGCGTTTCCGCAGACAGGAATCCCTCAAGGAGACCTTAAAGTGGCGACCAGATCTCCTTCAGAAGGCCTCCCTGTCCTCAGAAGATAAGGCCTTTTTGAAGGGCCTGGGCTGGAGAGAGACAGATGCCAAAGACCACGACAAGGATATATCTAGCCCTGATCCATCATCCAGTAATCAATCGTGA
- the rimM gene encoding ribosome maturation factor RimM (Essential for efficient processing of 16S rRNA), translated as MGEEGLLPLGRIVRAHGLRGEVKVLAYILDHEDLLRLERFFIRQKGTLKEFRVEGGRYAPGRRGLLFKFKGVDDREAAEALIGLDLLVPIEELPPLEEGQYYYYQLLGLEVLLEDGQKLGHIKAIWPIGPYDLYLVKTPEGKEYLIPAVEEVILAIDLQRKQIRIRPLPGLLEAQE; from the coding sequence ATGGGCGAGGAGGGGCTTCTTCCCCTCGGTAGAATTGTTCGGGCCCATGGTTTGCGTGGTGAAGTAAAAGTTCTAGCGTACATACTCGACCATGAAGATCTGCTCCGATTGGAGCGTTTCTTTATTCGCCAAAAAGGCACCTTAAAAGAATTTAGGGTCGAAGGGGGGAGGTATGCGCCAGGCAGGCGCGGCCTCCTCTTCAAATTCAAGGGAGTAGATGATCGAGAGGCGGCTGAGGCCCTGATAGGGCTTGATCTTCTAGTCCCAATTGAAGAACTACCCCCTCTTGAAGAGGGGCAATACTATTACTATCAGCTTTTGGGCCTTGAGGTGCTCCTGGAAGATGGCCAAAAACTTGGCCATATCAAGGCCATCTGGCCCATAGGGCCATATGACCTCTACCTGGTTAAGACCCCCGAAGGCAAAGAATATCTGATTCCAGCGGTGGAAGAGGTAATTCTGGCGATTGATCTTCAGCGGAAACAGATCAGGATACGTCCTCTTCCCGGTCTCCTCGAGGCCCAGGAATAG
- a CDS encoding KH domain-containing protein → MGKLKELIEHIAKALVDKPEEVQVSEIEGEQTSVIELKVAKEDLGKVIGKQGRTARAMRTILSAASTKLKKRAVLEIIE, encoded by the coding sequence ATGGGAAAGTTGAAAGAGCTCATTGAGCACATCGCTAAAGCCCTGGTGGACAAGCCTGAAGAGGTTCAGGTCAGCGAGATCGAAGGGGAACAGACCTCGGTCATCGAACTCAAAGTGGCCAAGGAAGACCTGGGCAAGGTTATCGGCAAACAGGGGCGAACAGCTCGGGCCATGAGAACCATCCTCAGCGCTGCCTCCACGAAGCTTAAAAAACGGGCCGTACTCGAGATCATCGAGTAA
- the rpsP gene encoding 30S ribosomal protein S16: protein MAIRIRLMRMGAKKRPFYRVVAANSEAPRDGKFFEILGYYNPLKDPYEFKIDPQKLKKWLDLGAEPTDTVRSLLKKSGILKEIKETATN from the coding sequence ATGGCCATCAGGATCAGACTCATGCGCATGGGGGCCAAGAAGCGTCCCTTCTATAGGGTTGTAGCCGCCAACTCTGAGGCCCCCCGAGATGGGAAGTTCTTTGAAATTCTCGGTTATTACAACCCCCTTAAGGACCCTTATGAGTTCAAAATCGACCCCCAGAAACTCAAAAAATGGCTTGACCTTGGGGCAGAACCCACGGATACCGTCCGGAGTCTGCTAAAAAAGTCGGGAATTCTCAAAGAGATTAAAGAAACGGCTACCAATTAG
- the ffh gene encoding signal recognition particle protein, translating into MFENLTERLNQAFSRLKGRGKLSEADIDRALREVRLALLEADVNYRVVKDFVARVKERALGQEVMESLTPAQQVIKIVHEELIRTLGDKASPLDLSGPTPLAIVLVGLQGSGKTTTAAKLARFLKRRGRNPYLVAADIYRPAAIEQLKTLGQSLGLPVFEPQPGQSPPEIARLAMVQAKATGRDIAIIDTAGRLHIDEALMEELKAIKEATSPKEILLVADAMTGQDAVNMAKAFDEAVGITGVILTKMEGDARGGAALSIRAVTGKPIKFLGTGEKLEALEIFAPDRIANRILGMGDILSLIEKAQETFDQKKALELQEKLRREAFTLEDLRDQIRQIKKMGPLNQLLSLIPGMSKIKNLDSLGVDGKEFSRMEAIINSMTPEERRNPRILNASRKRRIARGSGTSVQDVNRLLKNFAQMQKMLKRVKKKGLRGLPFGPGTFPF; encoded by the coding sequence ATGTTTGAAAATCTAACCGAAAGACTCAATCAGGCCTTCAGTCGCCTCAAAGGTCGGGGGAAACTCTCCGAGGCCGACATAGACCGGGCCTTAAGAGAGGTGCGTCTGGCCCTCCTTGAGGCCGATGTTAACTATCGGGTGGTCAAGGATTTTGTTGCCCGGGTCAAGGAAAGGGCTCTGGGCCAGGAGGTCATGGAAAGCCTCACCCCGGCCCAGCAGGTAATAAAAATTGTCCATGAAGAGCTGATTCGGACTTTAGGAGATAAGGCCTCTCCCCTTGACCTCTCGGGCCCTACTCCTCTGGCCATTGTCTTGGTCGGCCTCCAGGGGTCCGGTAAGACTACCACCGCCGCCAAGCTGGCTCGGTTTCTTAAACGTCGAGGTCGCAATCCCTATCTGGTAGCCGCAGATATCTATCGACCGGCCGCCATTGAGCAACTAAAGACCCTAGGGCAAAGTCTGGGGCTTCCGGTCTTTGAACCCCAGCCTGGGCAGAGCCCACCAGAGATTGCAAGGCTGGCCATGGTTCAGGCTAAGGCTACCGGACGGGACATCGCTATTATTGATACCGCCGGGCGTCTCCACATCGATGAAGCCCTAATGGAGGAATTAAAGGCCATAAAGGAGGCCACCTCTCCTAAAGAAATCCTTCTGGTAGCCGATGCCATGACCGGCCAGGACGCTGTCAATATGGCCAAGGCCTTCGATGAAGCCGTGGGAATCACCGGAGTTATTCTCACCAAAATGGAGGGGGATGCCCGGGGTGGAGCGGCTCTTTCCATCCGGGCCGTAACCGGGAAACCCATCAAGTTTCTAGGCACGGGTGAAAAACTTGAGGCCCTGGAAATCTTTGCCCCAGATCGTATTGCCAATCGGATTTTGGGCATGGGAGATATCCTCTCCCTTATTGAAAAGGCCCAGGAGACCTTCGATCAGAAAAAGGCCCTTGAGCTTCAAGAAAAATTGCGCCGGGAGGCCTTCACCCTGGAGGACCTTCGGGACCAAATTCGGCAGATCAAAAAGATGGGGCCTCTAAATCAGCTCCTATCCCTCATTCCCGGAATGAGTAAGATCAAAAACCTTGACAGCCTGGGAGTGGACGGGAAGGAATTCTCCCGGATGGAGGCCATCATCAATTCCATGACCCCGGAAGAGAGGAGGAATCCTCGCATCCTTAACGCCAGCCGTAAAAGACGGATTGCCCGAGGCTCAGGGACTAGTGTCCAAGACGTTAATCGTTTACTTAAGAACTTTGCCCAGATGCAGAAGATGCTAAAGAGGGTAAAAAAGAAGGGACTCCGGGGCCTACCATTTGGCCCGGGGACATTCCCCTTTTAG
- a CDS encoding class I SAM-dependent methyltransferase translates to MGYKRNMSARRCCPQEKENVFVPEFWWRRFRRYQGPDPWLKADKWDRLAEDYDDLEACTFYRQMVEEIIETMAVRGVLTSQTRVLEIACGTGPYTLRMAPRVAEVVAVDISGKMLERLKQKAREDGLDNIQAIQADWFSYQPQGRFTLVFAAMTPVLNFVETVERMLKLSERYLVLVHWAGIRENLLYRKIHETIFGRPPKAFTATVLNHFNLFYSLGMAPECRLFKGLWVRRRPLEAELKHMLWRLEGEGDLGPQEQEQVRKILEEVAVEGIVETTTKVRIGFVLVDKSA, encoded by the coding sequence ATGGGATATAAAAGAAATATGTCTGCTCGAAGGTGTTGTCCTCAGGAAAAAGAAAACGTCTTTGTCCCAGAATTCTGGTGGCGGCGTTTCAGACGCTACCAGGGACCGGATCCGTGGCTTAAGGCGGATAAGTGGGATCGACTGGCCGAGGACTATGACGACCTTGAGGCCTGCACCTTCTATCGCCAGATGGTCGAGGAGATAATCGAGACTATGGCTGTCCGCGGGGTCCTGACCTCCCAGACCCGTGTCCTTGAGATCGCCTGCGGCACCGGTCCTTACACCCTGAGAATGGCCCCCCGGGTAGCTGAGGTGGTCGCCGTAGATATCTCTGGCAAGATGCTTGAGCGATTAAAACAAAAGGCCAGAGAAGATGGCCTGGATAATATCCAGGCCATTCAGGCCGACTGGTTCAGCTACCAGCCGCAGGGGCGGTTTACTTTGGTCTTTGCGGCCATGACTCCCGTGCTCAACTTTGTGGAAACAGTAGAGCGGATGCTTAAGCTCTCCGAGCGCTATCTGGTTCTTGTCCACTGGGCCGGGATAAGAGAGAACCTCCTTTACCGAAAGATCCACGAAACCATTTTCGGACGCCCCCCAAAGGCCTTTACCGCCACGGTACTAAACCATTTCAACCTCTTCTATAGCCTGGGGATGGCCCCCGAATGCCGTTTGTTTAAAGGGCTATGGGTAAGAAGGCGGCCTCTGGAGGCCGAGCTGAAACACATGCTTTGGCGCCTTGAAGGCGAAGGGGATCTTGGCCCCCAGGAGCAGGAGCAGGTCCGGAAAATCCTGGAAGAAGTTGCTGTAGAGGGGATAGTCGAAACGACCACGAAGGTAAGGATTGGCTTTGTCTTGGTGGATAAGTCAGCTTGA
- a CDS encoding heavy metal translocating P-type ATPase: protein MAEEKLFRGPWWQYPPLVAAIVAGIISGAAFVLAHTNLLPPGIEKALYLLAIIIGGLHWMREGLERLLSQGRIDIKILMIGATGGSVALNLWDEAAFLVFLYGAAEGLEEYTYARTRSSIRDLLDLAPKQAVVLRGEREISVPAEEVRQEDVFLVRPGQSLVTDGVILEGESYLDESTVTGESTPVKKGPGDKVFAGTINQTGALKVRATASFEDNTLSRIIHLIEEAQRQKSRTQLFIERFGIWYSPLVLFTSAALAIGALFFSPDPLPWLKRAVVLLVAGAPCALVMSTPIAIAAGIGRAGREGVLIKGGIHLENLGKIKVVAFDKTGTLTLGRPMVTDIVALTEEEELLRLALTLERLSEHPLARAIVAAAEERGLTPLKAEAFKALAGSGVKATVAGKTIYLGRPELMDDLGVDLSHLQEQLSSLRAQGKTIVVVAEEKKPLGLLALRDKVRPKAKEVIRELHHLGIESVMLTGDHLKAARPIAQELGIDEVRAGLSPEDKIRAVEELKRHRGPVAMVGDGVNDAPALAQATVGIAMGAAGTDAAIEAADVALMGDDLGKIVFALKLGRRAREISRENIIFSLLVLMVLIPLALLGAISAAWAVLCHEASELLAVANGLRTSRLKEA, encoded by the coding sequence ATGGCTGAAGAGAAACTCTTCCGTGGGCCCTGGTGGCAATATCCGCCCCTGGTGGCCGCTATTGTTGCCGGGATAATAAGCGGAGCAGCCTTTGTTCTGGCTCATACCAATCTTCTCCCTCCAGGGATAGAAAAAGCCCTATATCTTCTGGCAATCATCATCGGTGGCCTTCACTGGATGAGGGAAGGCCTTGAGCGTCTCCTCAGCCAGGGCCGCATAGATATCAAGATCCTGATGATCGGGGCCACCGGTGGCTCGGTAGCCTTAAATCTCTGGGATGAGGCCGCCTTTCTGGTCTTTCTATACGGAGCTGCCGAGGGGCTAGAGGAATACACTTATGCCCGGACAAGAAGCTCTATACGAGACCTCCTTGACCTGGCTCCCAAGCAGGCCGTGGTCCTCCGAGGGGAAAGGGAGATCAGTGTCCCGGCGGAGGAGGTTCGCCAGGAAGATGTCTTTCTTGTCCGCCCAGGCCAGTCCCTGGTTACCGACGGTGTTATCCTTGAGGGAGAGTCATACCTTGATGAATCAACGGTTACCGGCGAGTCCACTCCAGTAAAAAAGGGGCCGGGAGATAAAGTCTTTGCCGGGACTATCAACCAGACCGGAGCCCTTAAGGTTCGGGCTACAGCTTCTTTTGAGGATAACACCCTGTCCAGGATTATCCATCTTATTGAGGAAGCCCAGAGGCAAAAAAGTCGCACCCAGCTTTTCATCGAACGCTTTGGCATTTGGTACTCTCCCCTGGTGCTTTTTACTTCGGCAGCCCTAGCCATTGGGGCTCTCTTTTTTAGCCCTGATCCCCTCCCCTGGCTTAAGCGAGCGGTGGTTCTCCTGGTGGCTGGAGCCCCTTGTGCCCTGGTTATGTCTACACCTATCGCCATTGCGGCCGGCATCGGACGGGCCGGTAGAGAAGGGGTCCTTATTAAGGGAGGTATCCATCTAGAGAACCTGGGTAAAATTAAGGTAGTGGCCTTTGACAAAACAGGAACCCTTACCCTAGGACGCCCGATGGTCACTGACATCGTAGCTTTAACAGAGGAAGAAGAGCTTCTTCGGTTGGCCTTAACCCTGGAACGCCTCTCTGAGCATCCTCTGGCCAGGGCCATTGTGGCTGCCGCCGAAGAAAGAGGGCTCACTCCCCTTAAGGCCGAGGCCTTTAAGGCCCTAGCTGGATCTGGCGTAAAGGCCACAGTGGCCGGAAAGACCATCTACCTTGGAAGACCTGAGCTTATGGATGACTTAGGGGTTGATCTCTCTCATCTTCAGGAACAACTCAGCTCCTTAAGGGCCCAGGGCAAGACCATTGTCGTGGTGGCCGAAGAAAAGAAGCCCCTGGGCCTTTTGGCCTTAAGGGACAAAGTTCGTCCCAAGGCCAAGGAGGTCATCAGGGAGCTCCACCATCTGGGGATAGAATCTGTTATGCTGACAGGAGACCACCTTAAGGCAGCCAGGCCCATTGCTCAAGAGCTGGGTATTGACGAGGTCCGGGCCGGTCTGTCCCCAGAAGATAAAATCAGAGCCGTGGAGGAGCTGAAGAGACACCGAGGGCCAGTGGCCATGGTGGGAGATGGAGTCAACGACGCCCCGGCCCTGGCCCAGGCCACCGTAGGGATAGCCATGGGGGCGGCCGGCACTGACGCCGCCATTGAAGCCGCCGATGTAGCCCTGATGGGTGATGATCTGGGCAAGATTGTCTTTGCTCTAAAACTTGGCCGCCGGGCCCGGGAGATCAGCCGAGAGAATATCATCTTCTCCCTTCTGGTCTTGATGGTTCTTATTCCTTTGGCCCTGCTAGGAGCCATCAGTGCCGCCTGGGCCGTCCTCTGCCACGAGGCCTCAGAACTTTTGGCCGTGGCCAATGGACTGCGCACCTCCCGTCTCAAGGAGGCCTGA
- a CDS encoding DUF6178 family protein — translation MPSRSQKTGAKDSSRERILARALPPRAPLARVLLETSPAEAERIFNRLPLFEQVEVVLTAPWEIRQKLILLSERAPELVQKLPPQELFWTIKAIGPEDALSLLALATPEQMAFIFDLDWWRKDSLVPERILSWLIILFEVSEDKVAQWLVSVDEDLLAAVMHLFIRVNKRPDDTDFMEARDRLPPFTLDDTYFIAFRKKKLEPIFMRLLQILIEVSPERYRNLMETLLWELPAEVQERAYRWRKGRLGDLGVPDYFEALDIYARLESPKQMRPVERRYLPEPTEDLPPPAFLPVVYMGEGLFTQALSRITDPAQFERLRRELAWVVNKILMTDEINLDDPSQVKRAIEKAESYFNLALEVLSGKNPEEARACLEEYLLEDLFRLAHTKLRGLRRQALALFEDEPLAEALSFLDEPYKLTLEGLLQERPQDIFYFDQKAQGTDQEFRFFQNLTEVKEVAGRLKEIELFGRLLPRIFGPPRGWPGKCLLAPTNITETEDLVWSGLLATALANWLLKGAFVFEPLTRREWSAFLKRLLEPAREGERARIPPQIRQEVERNFKALIDPVEEETLTRFLDYFFGRLEDEFAYVDPSSPPDPRYITLVVVRLGEDG, via the coding sequence ATGCCTTCCAGGTCTCAGAAAACGGGAGCTAAGGACTCCTCCCGGGAGAGAATCCTTGCCCGGGCCCTCCCTCCCAGGGCCCCCCTGGCCCGGGTGTTGCTGGAGACCTCTCCTGCCGAAGCCGAGCGGATCTTCAATCGTCTGCCCCTTTTTGAACAGGTGGAGGTTGTCCTTACGGCCCCCTGGGAGATACGCCAGAAGCTAATCCTTCTCTCTGAACGGGCCCCGGAGCTGGTCCAAAAGCTCCCCCCCCAGGAACTCTTCTGGACCATCAAGGCCATTGGCCCCGAAGATGCCCTCAGCCTCCTGGCCCTGGCCACCCCGGAACAGATGGCCTTTATCTTTGATCTTGATTGGTGGCGTAAAGACAGCCTAGTGCCTGAGCGCATCCTTAGCTGGCTCATCATCCTTTTTGAGGTTTCTGAAGACAAAGTGGCCCAGTGGTTGGTCAGTGTAGATGAAGATCTTCTGGCCGCTGTGATGCATCTATTCATCCGGGTTAACAAGCGTCCTGATGATACTGACTTCATGGAAGCCCGAGACAGACTGCCTCCTTTCACCCTGGATGACACCTATTTTATTGCCTTCCGAAAGAAGAAGCTTGAGCCAATCTTCATGCGTCTTCTCCAGATCCTTATCGAAGTCTCCCCAGAAAGATACCGAAACCTTATGGAAACCCTTCTCTGGGAGCTTCCTGCCGAAGTCCAGGAGCGAGCCTACCGCTGGCGGAAGGGACGGCTGGGCGACCTGGGAGTTCCGGATTATTTCGAGGCCCTGGACATCTATGCTCGTCTGGAGAGCCCAAAACAAATGAGGCCCGTAGAGCGTCGCTATCTTCCTGAGCCCACGGAGGATCTGCCTCCTCCGGCCTTCCTGCCGGTGGTCTATATGGGCGAGGGGCTATTCACCCAGGCCCTTTCCCGAATCACTGATCCAGCCCAGTTTGAACGCCTGCGGCGAGAGTTGGCCTGGGTGGTCAACAAAATCCTAATGACTGACGAGATAAACCTGGATGATCCCTCTCAGGTAAAAAGGGCTATTGAAAAGGCCGAAAGCTACTTCAATCTGGCCCTAGAGGTGCTCTCTGGTAAAAACCCAGAAGAGGCCAGGGCTTGTTTGGAAGAGTATCTTTTGGAAGACCTGTTTCGCCTAGCCCATACCAAACTCCGGGGCCTTCGCCGCCAGGCCCTGGCCCTTTTTGAGGATGAGCCCTTAGCCGAGGCCCTCTCTTTCCTTGATGAACCCTACAAACTTACCCTGGAAGGGCTCCTTCAAGAACGCCCCCAAGATATCTTCTACTTTGATCAAAAGGCCCAGGGTACAGATCAAGAGTTTCGCTTCTTCCAAAACCTGACTGAGGTAAAAGAAGTTGCCGGACGGCTCAAGGAGATAGAGCTTTTTGGTCGCCTGCTTCCTCGCATCTTTGGCCCCCCCAGAGGATGGCCGGGGAAATGCCTTCTTGCGCCGACTAACATCACCGAGACCGAGGATCTTGTCTGGAGCGGTCTTTTAGCTACTGCCCTGGCCAATTGGCTCCTTAAAGGGGCCTTTGTCTTTGAGCCCCTTACCCGAAGAGAATGGTCGGCCTTCCTCAAGAGACTACTTGAACCGGCAAGAGAGGGAGAGCGCGCCAGGATTCCCCCCCAGATTCGCCAGGAGGTAGAAAGAAACTTTAAGGCCTTAATCGACCCAGTAGAGGAAGAAACCTTAACTCGATTTCTTGACTATTTCTTTGGTCGTTTGGAGGACGAATTTGCCTACGTTGACCCGTCCTCTCCCCCTGACCCCCGGTACATCACCTTAGTAGTGGTGAGGCTTGGGGAAGATGGCTGA
- a CDS encoding YraN family protein, which yields MGRQSEALAAAYLRSQGYEILETNYRGRRGEIDIVARYQQIIIFVEVKGRRSLNYGLPEESITPEKRRRLSQTALEWLKRNKGLEALVRFDVVTIVWEDHGPRINHIQNAFQVSENGS from the coding sequence TTGGGCCGGCAGTCTGAGGCCTTGGCCGCGGCCTATCTCCGAAGCCAGGGCTACGAGATCCTGGAGACCAACTATCGTGGCCGACGGGGTGAGATTGACATCGTTGCCCGATACCAGCAGATCATAATCTTTGTAGAGGTTAAGGGACGCCGCAGCCTTAACTACGGCCTTCCAGAAGAGTCCATCACCCCAGAGAAAAGGCGCCGTCTCAGCCAGACCGCCCTTGAGTGGCTTAAACGAAACAAAGGCCTTGAGGCCCTTGTCCGTTTTGATGTCGTCACTATTGTTTGGGAAGATCATGGTCCAAGAATCAACCACATCCAAAATGCCTTCCAGGTCTCAGAAAACGGGAGCTAA
- a CDS encoding ribonuclease HII, translating into MFLAPSNFDRCQLEKELSGAGYRLVAGVDEAGRGALAGPVVAAAVILPEFFWEEEAWISLINDSKALSPEARGRAYDFIVAEARAWSVAEVYQEEIDHLGILKASLKAMALAIEGLSPKPDFLLIDGPFTVDWPAPQRPVKHGDALSVSIGAASILAKVTRDRLMERLHQDYPHYNFARNKGYGTKEHRLALARFGPSPVHRRSFRGVLPQKEAPDLFGPAV; encoded by the coding sequence GTGTTTCTGGCCCCATCTAATTTCGACCGCTGCCAGTTAGAAAAAGAATTGTCGGGCGCCGGCTATCGGCTGGTGGCCGGGGTGGATGAGGCTGGCCGTGGCGCCCTGGCTGGTCCGGTGGTGGCCGCCGCCGTTATCCTCCCGGAATTCTTTTGGGAGGAGGAGGCCTGGATCAGCCTCATAAACGATTCCAAGGCCCTTTCTCCGGAGGCCCGGGGCCGGGCCTATGATTTTATAGTAGCTGAGGCCCGGGCTTGGTCGGTAGCTGAAGTGTATCAGGAAGAAATAGACCATCTAGGAATCCTTAAGGCCTCCCTTAAGGCCATGGCCTTGGCCATAGAGGGGTTGTCTCCCAAACCGGATTTTCTCCTTATTGATGGACCTTTCACTGTCGACTGGCCCGCCCCTCAGAGACCAGTTAAGCATGGAGATGCGCTCTCTGTCTCCATTGGAGCGGCCTCTATCCTGGCCAAAGTCACCCGAGACCGCCTCATGGAACGTCTTCATCAGGATTATCCTCACTACAACTTTGCTCGAAATAAGGGCTATGGCACCAAAGAACACCGACTGGCCCTGGCCCGCTTCGGCCCTTCTCCGGTACATCGGCGGAGTTTTCGCGGTGTCCTCCCCCAAAAAGAGGCGCCTGACCTCTTTGGGCCGGCAGTCTGA
- the rplS gene encoding 50S ribosomal protein L19, whose product MLPQVREIESRYLRSDLPDFRPGDTVKVHLRITEGEEKERIQIFQGVVIRKRGTGTGATFTVRKVSYGVGVERTFPLHSPRIEKIEVVQRGKVRRSRLYYLRQLSGKKARIKERR is encoded by the coding sequence ATGTTACCTCAAGTTCGAGAGATAGAAAGCCGTTACCTGCGGTCTGATCTGCCGGATTTCCGTCCCGGAGATACAGTCAAGGTTCATCTTAGAATCACTGAAGGTGAAGAGAAGGAACGTATCCAGATCTTCCAAGGGGTGGTAATTCGCAAACGAGGGACAGGTACCGGGGCCACCTTTACCGTCCGCAAGGTCTCCTACGGCGTTGGAGTGGAGAGAACCTTTCCCCTTCATTCCCCTCGCATCGAAAAGATCGAAGTTGTCCAGCGGGGTAAGGTTCGGCGTTCGCGGCTGTATTATCTGCGGCAGCTCTCGGGTAAGAAGGCCCGGATCAAAGAACGTCGCTAA